In a genomic window of Allomeiothermus silvanus DSM 9946:
- the eno gene encoding phosphopyruvate hydratase, whose translation MTTIVELKAREVLDSRGNPTVEAEVTLEGGARGSAMVPSGASTGAHEALELRDGGPRYAGKGVLRAVAAVNERIAPELIGYDALDQAGVDRAMLQLDGTPNKANLGANAILAVSLATARAAANALGLPLYRYLGGVQGLTLPVPLMNVINGGKHADNNVDFQEFMLVPAGATSFREALRMGVETFHALKGVLKGRGYNTNVGDEGGFAPDLKSNVEAVEVLLQAIEKAGYKPGQEISLALDPASTEFYKDGKYRLEAENKTLSSEEMVAYWESWVGQYPIVSIEDGLAEDDWEAWKMLTERVGHKIQLVGDDLFVTNPARLAEGIEKGVGNAILVKVNQIGTLSETLEAIALAQRSGYNAVISHRSGETEDTFIADLAVAVNAGQIKTGSASRSDRLAKYNQLLRIEDELGVGARFLGYGVY comes from the coding sequence ATGACCACGATCGTTGAACTCAAAGCTCGCGAAGTACTGGACTCGAGGGGCAATCCCACCGTAGAGGCTGAGGTAACCCTGGAGGGTGGAGCCCGGGGTAGCGCAATGGTTCCCTCAGGCGCCTCTACCGGAGCCCACGAGGCTCTTGAATTACGTGACGGCGGCCCCCGTTACGCGGGAAAGGGTGTGTTGCGGGCAGTGGCCGCGGTCAATGAGCGAATTGCTCCCGAACTCATCGGTTACGACGCACTTGACCAGGCCGGGGTAGACCGGGCCATGCTTCAATTGGACGGAACCCCTAACAAAGCCAACCTAGGAGCCAACGCCATCCTGGCGGTTTCGCTGGCTACCGCGCGGGCCGCGGCTAACGCCTTGGGGCTGCCCCTCTACCGCTACTTAGGCGGGGTGCAGGGCCTGACCTTGCCGGTTCCCCTGATGAACGTCATCAACGGCGGTAAACATGCTGACAACAACGTAGATTTCCAGGAGTTTATGCTGGTCCCTGCTGGGGCTACGAGCTTCCGTGAGGCGCTGCGCATGGGGGTGGAGACCTTCCACGCGCTCAAAGGCGTTTTAAAAGGCCGGGGCTATAACACCAATGTCGGGGACGAGGGTGGGTTTGCCCCCGACTTAAAATCGAACGTGGAGGCCGTAGAGGTGCTCTTACAGGCCATTGAGAAGGCAGGGTATAAGCCGGGTCAGGAGATCAGCCTGGCTCTCGACCCGGCTTCGACCGAGTTCTATAAAGACGGCAAGTATCGCCTCGAGGCCGAAAACAAGACGCTGAGTAGCGAGGAGATGGTAGCCTACTGGGAATCGTGGGTCGGTCAATACCCTATCGTCTCCATCGAGGATGGTCTGGCGGAGGATGACTGGGAAGCCTGGAAGATGCTCACCGAGCGGGTAGGTCACAAGATCCAACTGGTGGGTGATGACCTTTTCGTGACCAACCCCGCGCGGCTGGCCGAAGGTATCGAGAAAGGGGTGGGAAACGCCATCTTGGTCAAGGTCAACCAGATCGGTACGCTCTCCGAGACCCTCGAGGCTATCGCCCTAGCACAGCGTTCGGGCTATAACGCGGTGATTTCACACCGCTCCGGCGAGACCGAAGACACTTTTATCGCTGACCTAGCCGTGGCCGTGAATGCTGGACAGATCAAGACCGGTTCGGCCTCGCGCTCGGACCGGCTAGCCAAGTACAACCAACTCCTCCGCATCGAAGACGAGCTGGGAGTAGGTGCGAGGTTTTTGGGTTATGGCGTTTACTAA
- a CDS encoding cytochrome P450, whose amino-acid sequence MAFDPNDLELRKDPLRFFIELSRNSPSITTFRFASGQEIVFLNHPDLIREVLIERADKFHKSEMTRAFAGGMGHGILVSEGEFWKQQSRLIRPAFHYKRLLGYAEVMSRFTLEMLEEWQDGEVRRIDEDMNALTLRVVAKCMFNVEAKDDREIMHQAIVLGQQVVGRMIHGWFTDPHWTPSLNRAGVRVVRALNDMVQRHIAFRRERGDLGDDLLSMLMEAQQQPGVQMSERQLRDEVLTIITAGLETTANALIWTWYLLDQHPEVKAKLQAEVDALGELPNFENLHRLPYLDQVFKEALRLYPPVWVIGRETVEELELGGMKLPPKTQIVLCQWATHRDPRFFEHPDEFIPERWTAEFEKQLPRGAYFPFSLGPRVCTGQSFATTEFKIIVATTLQRFDLELAQSPQIKPEPNFTLWVGGGLKMRVRARGRS is encoded by the coding sequence ATGGCATTTGATCCCAATGACCTCGAGCTGCGTAAAGACCCTCTGCGATTTTTTATTGAGCTTTCCCGCAATAGCCCCAGTATCACCACCTTTCGCTTCGCTTCTGGCCAAGAGATCGTCTTTCTCAATCACCCCGACCTGATCCGCGAAGTGCTCATTGAACGGGCTGATAAGTTTCACAAATCTGAGATGACCCGGGCCTTCGCGGGGGGAATGGGTCACGGCATCTTGGTAAGCGAAGGTGAGTTTTGGAAGCAGCAAAGCCGCCTTATCCGCCCTGCCTTCCACTACAAGCGCCTTTTGGGCTACGCCGAGGTGATGTCCCGTTTTACTTTGGAAATGCTCGAGGAATGGCAGGACGGGGAGGTGCGCCGCATCGACGAGGATATGAACGCCCTCACCCTTCGCGTCGTGGCCAAGTGCATGTTTAATGTGGAAGCTAAAGATGATCGCGAGATCATGCACCAAGCCATCGTATTAGGGCAGCAGGTGGTGGGCCGCATGATCCACGGATGGTTCACCGACCCCCACTGGACGCCCTCTCTAAACCGCGCGGGGGTTCGGGTGGTGCGGGCGCTCAACGATATGGTGCAGCGGCACATCGCCTTCCGCCGCGAACGGGGGGATTTGGGCGACGACCTCCTGTCGATGTTGATGGAAGCCCAGCAACAACCCGGCGTGCAGATGAGCGAGCGGCAACTGCGTGACGAGGTGCTGACGATCATCACCGCGGGCCTCGAGACCACCGCCAACGCTTTGATCTGGACCTGGTATCTGCTTGACCAACACCCCGAGGTCAAGGCTAAGCTGCAGGCCGAGGTAGACGCCCTGGGCGAGTTACCCAATTTTGAAAACTTGCACCGCCTCCCCTACCTAGATCAGGTGTTTAAGGAAGCCCTTAGGCTCTACCCCCCGGTGTGGGTCATCGGCAGGGAAACCGTGGAAGAACTCGAGCTAGGGGGGATGAAACTCCCTCCCAAGACCCAGATAGTGCTCTGCCAATGGGCCACCCACCGCGATCCGCGCTTCTTCGAGCACCCCGACGAGTTCATCCCCGAGCGCTGGACAGCCGAGTTTGAGAAGCAGCTACCCCGCGGGGCCTACTTCCCCTTCAGCCTGGGGCCACGGGTCTGCACCGGGCAAAGCTTCGCCACCACCGAGTTCAAGATCATCGTGGCGACCACCCTGCAACGCTTCGATCTCGAGCTGGCCCAGTCCCCCCAGATCAAGCCGGAACCCAACTTCACCCTCTGGGTCGGCGGGGGGCTCAAGATGCGGGTGCGGGCTCGAGGGCGGAGCTAA
- the dnaN gene encoding DNA polymerase III subunit beta, producing the protein MEVRIPKRTLAEGLGILERVIPSRSSNPILTYLPIELGNKGLVIKGTNGEIDLEVHLPAETQGEGHVLVPAQPFFQIVRSLPGELVEMVIKNVSSAGGGMELSSANFRTQLSTASPEGYPELSFLSQSEERLPAAKLAQAITQVRYAASTEEYRAIFRGVQLELSPKGLRAVASDGFRLSRYDLPMHLVSSRKFVIPAKSADEIVRVFKDTEGEVSLGVGEGSLTLIGEAVRMSVKLMEGEFPDYGRVIPQSFILEATLSAERLRESLKRVAVLSDRNNHRVDLLFAQDRLEMVSEGDYGQGREEIALEAVGEPQLMVAFNAQYLIDALSPIEGTVRLKLSGPTSPSVVESVEDPGYLAVVVPLRV; encoded by the coding sequence ATGGAAGTGCGTATCCCAAAAAGAACCTTGGCGGAAGGACTCGGGATCCTCGAGCGGGTCATCCCTAGCCGCAGTAGCAACCCTATCCTGACCTACCTCCCTATCGAACTGGGCAACAAAGGCCTGGTGATCAAAGGAACCAACGGTGAGATTGACCTGGAGGTACACCTTCCTGCGGAAACTCAAGGGGAGGGACACGTGCTCGTCCCCGCGCAACCTTTTTTTCAGATCGTGCGGAGCCTGCCCGGGGAGCTAGTGGAAATGGTGATTAAGAATGTGTCATCCGCAGGGGGTGGGATGGAACTGTCTTCGGCTAATTTTCGCACCCAACTCTCCACCGCCAGCCCGGAGGGCTATCCTGAACTTTCCTTTCTCAGTCAAAGTGAGGAACGGCTCCCTGCGGCCAAGCTGGCCCAGGCTATCACCCAAGTCCGCTATGCGGCTAGCACCGAGGAGTACCGGGCTATCTTCCGTGGGGTACAGCTCGAGCTATCCCCCAAGGGTTTACGGGCGGTGGCCTCGGACGGGTTCCGCCTCTCCCGCTACGACCTGCCGATGCACTTGGTCTCGAGCCGCAAGTTCGTGATCCCTGCTAAGAGCGCTGATGAAATCGTACGGGTGTTCAAGGATACCGAGGGCGAGGTCAGCCTGGGGGTAGGGGAGGGTAGCCTGACCCTGATTGGGGAGGCCGTGCGGATGTCGGTAAAGCTGATGGAAGGGGAGTTCCCCGACTATGGGCGGGTCATCCCCCAGAGTTTCATCCTGGAAGCTACACTCTCAGCTGAACGTTTGCGCGAGAGCCTCAAGCGAGTAGCCGTGCTCTCTGACCGGAACAACCACCGAGTGGATCTGCTGTTTGCCCAGGACCGTCTGGAGATGGTCTCGGAGGGCGATTACGGCCAGGGGCGCGAGGAGATCGCCTTGGAGGCCGTTGGCGAGCCCCAACTGATGGTGGCCTTTAACGCCCAATACCTGATCGACGCGCTCTCTCCCATCGAAGGGACCGTCCGGCTCAAACTCTCGGGTCCAACCAGCCCCAGCGTGGTGGAGTCGGTGGAGGACCCCGGTTACTTGGCGGTAGTCGTACCGCTAAGGGTTTGA
- a CDS encoding IS701-like element ISMesi2 family transposase, whose protein sequence is MLSQASPKGVMPMNPPKCDDLDYIHFLIAAQRVFTCTEAARCSPKEKSPPAHDAFTRLLQRQPPDTAALWQEAKAFVKLREGLLILDDTTLDKPYARDMDLVSYHWSGKHQRVVRGIALMTLLWTEGQALIPCDFRVYDKPQDGKSKNDHFQTMLQKAKERGFQPEYVLMDSWYASLENLKAIVSFGWRFLTRLKGNRLVNPEGKGNVPIREVEIPGEGRVVHLRGFGFVRVFRTLSKDGEAEYWATNHLGMSEEKRAELERQGWGIEVYHRGLKQCCGVERAQVRKAVSILRHLLLALRAFLRLEVYRLRRGVSWYEAKASIVREAIRSYLAHPLHILQPTA, encoded by the coding sequence GTGCTTAGCCAAGCTTCTCCAAAGGGGGTGATGCCCATGAACCCACCGAAGTGCGATGACCTGGACTACATCCACTTTCTCATCGCCGCTCAGCGGGTCTTCACCTGTACCGAGGCCGCTCGCTGTAGTCCAAAGGAGAAGAGCCCTCCCGCCCATGATGCCTTTACCCGCCTGCTGCAAAGACAGCCGCCCGACACGGCGGCGCTGTGGCAGGAGGCCAAGGCCTTCGTGAAGCTCAGGGAGGGGCTGCTGATCCTGGACGACACCACCCTGGATAAGCCCTACGCTCGGGACATGGATCTGGTGAGTTACCACTGGAGCGGCAAACACCAAAGGGTGGTTAGGGGCATCGCCCTCATGACCCTGCTGTGGACGGAGGGGCAGGCCCTGATCCCCTGCGACTTTCGGGTCTACGACAAGCCCCAGGATGGGAAGAGCAAAAACGACCACTTTCAGACCATGCTCCAGAAAGCGAAGGAGCGGGGGTTTCAGCCGGAATATGTCCTGATGGACAGCTGGTATGCCAGCTTGGAGAACCTCAAGGCCATAGTCAGCTTTGGCTGGCGGTTTCTGACGCGGCTGAAGGGCAACCGCCTGGTCAACCCGGAGGGGAAGGGAAATGTACCCATCCGTGAGGTGGAAATCCCTGGGGAGGGGAGGGTGGTTCATCTTCGGGGTTTTGGGTTCGTGAGGGTGTTCCGAACGCTCTCCAAGGACGGGGAGGCGGAGTACTGGGCCACGAACCATCTGGGGATGAGCGAAGAGAAGCGGGCGGAGTTAGAGCGGCAAGGATGGGGGATCGAAGTGTACCATCGGGGGCTCAAGCAGTGCTGTGGGGTGGAGCGGGCCCAGGTGAGGAAGGCGGTCTCCATCCTGCGGCACCTCCTCCTGGCTTTGCGGGCCTTCCTCCGGCTGGAGGTCTACCGGCTGCGCAGGGGGGTGAGCTGGTACGAGGCCAAGGCGTCCATTGTTCGCGAGGCAATACGAAGTTATCTCGCCCATCCCCTCCACATCCTTCAGCCAACTGCGTAA
- a CDS encoding IS256 family transposase codes for MGKRTKVAASPIGEHLEARSSSPTWETLRDWLRGKIRELMQGLLEEEVTEFLGRARYERRAAVDACGYRNGYGKPRKLTTSMGTIEVRRPRVRGVEERFESRILPLFARRTREVSELLPELYLHGLAEGDFDLALRGLLGEEAALSARTVARLKERWQAEWEAWRTQRLDDRAVVYLWVDGVYVKAGLERERAALLVAIAALSDGRKVVVAVVPGYRESVESWSEVLRDLRERGMNAPRLVIGDGHLGIWGALRNVWPEADEQRCWNHKVLNVLEQLPRHQQAVAKPMLGAIAYAPTRAEAERKGKEFEAWCHRHGYGKAAQTLGRDWERMVTFYRYPKEHWRHLRTTNVIESPFAALRLRTDAAKRFKKVERATAVIWKMLMVAQKRFRRLNAPELLAKVHAGVRYEDGIEVTQEEVAA; via the coding sequence ATGGGGAAGCGTACCAAAGTGGCTGCTTCGCCGATAGGCGAACACCTTGAGGCCCGTTCGTCATCTCCCACCTGGGAGACGTTGCGGGATTGGCTGAGGGGGAAGATCCGGGAGTTGATGCAGGGGCTGCTGGAGGAGGAAGTGACGGAATTTCTGGGCCGTGCCCGGTATGAGAGGCGGGCGGCCGTCGATGCGTGCGGTTACCGCAACGGCTACGGCAAGCCGCGGAAGCTGACGACCTCCATGGGCACCATCGAGGTGCGGCGGCCCCGGGTCCGGGGGGTGGAGGAGCGGTTCGAGAGCCGGATTCTCCCCCTGTTCGCCCGGCGCACGAGGGAGGTCTCGGAGCTGTTGCCCGAGCTGTACCTGCACGGGCTGGCCGAGGGCGACTTCGACCTGGCCCTGCGGGGGCTGCTCGGAGAGGAGGCGGCGCTTTCGGCCCGGACGGTAGCCCGCCTGAAGGAGCGGTGGCAGGCGGAGTGGGAGGCCTGGCGCACGCAGCGGCTGGACGACCGGGCGGTGGTCTACCTGTGGGTGGACGGGGTGTACGTGAAGGCGGGCTTGGAGCGCGAGCGGGCGGCGCTCTTGGTGGCCATCGCCGCCTTGTCGGATGGCCGCAAGGTGGTGGTGGCGGTCGTACCCGGGTACCGGGAGTCGGTGGAGAGCTGGTCGGAAGTGCTGCGGGACCTGCGGGAGCGGGGGATGAACGCGCCGCGGCTGGTGATCGGGGACGGGCACCTGGGGATCTGGGGGGCACTGCGCAACGTGTGGCCGGAGGCCGACGAGCAGCGGTGCTGGAACCACAAGGTGCTCAATGTGCTGGAGCAGTTGCCGCGCCACCAGCAGGCCGTGGCCAAGCCCATGCTGGGGGCCATCGCCTACGCGCCGACCCGGGCGGAGGCGGAACGGAAGGGCAAGGAGTTCGAGGCCTGGTGTCACCGGCACGGCTACGGCAAGGCGGCGCAGACGCTGGGGCGGGACTGGGAGCGGATGGTGACCTTCTACCGGTACCCCAAGGAGCACTGGCGCCACCTGCGGACCACGAACGTGATCGAATCGCCCTTCGCCGCACTGCGGCTGCGGACGGATGCGGCCAAGCGGTTCAAGAAGGTGGAACGGGCCACGGCAGTGATCTGGAAGATGCTGATGGTGGCCCAAAAGAGGTTCCGGCGGTTGAATGCCCCGGAGTTGCTGGCCAAGGTCCACGCCGGGGTGCGCTACGAGGACGGCATCGAGGTCACCCAGGAGGAGGTCGCTGCCTGA
- the pyk gene encoding pyruvate kinase, which yields MAFTKRTKIVATLGPASSSPEVIRKLIQAGADVFRLNFSHGSPEDHRERVAHIRQAAEELGQTVAILQDLQGPKIRVGRFAEGAVELVPGAKFILTRESVEGDAHRVSVTYRGLPEDVLPGQELLLDDGNIRLRVDEVRGPDIYTTVVIGGRLSNNKGINIPGADLSIPALTDKDIEDLVLGVELEVDWVAMSFVRSRDDLLLARHYLTRHASRARLMAKIEKPSAVMRFDEILEEADGIMVARGDLGVEMPLEEVPVVQKRLILKAIQTGKPVITATQMLESMIKNPIATRAEASDVANAVFDGTDAVMLSAETASGSYPVEAVSFMARVARNVEASTEYRVRLNALRPSPTPSVQDAIAMAVDDVVEAVGARVIVAFTATGGAARRIARTKPPVPILALTPNPHVRNQLALVSDVYPLLAPDPKDTDDMVQIAVAKAKETGLAQVGEYVVIAAGVPFGVRGTTNMLRVERVS from the coding sequence ATGGCGTTTACTAAACGAACTAAGATTGTAGCCACGTTGGGACCCGCCTCCTCGAGCCCTGAGGTTATTCGTAAGCTCATCCAAGCGGGGGCCGATGTCTTCCGCCTCAACTTCAGCCATGGTTCCCCGGAGGATCACCGCGAACGGGTAGCCCACATCCGCCAGGCCGCGGAGGAGTTAGGCCAGACGGTAGCTATCCTGCAGGATTTGCAAGGCCCTAAGATCCGGGTGGGCCGCTTCGCTGAAGGAGCGGTGGAGCTTGTTCCCGGAGCTAAGTTCATCCTCACACGGGAATCCGTAGAAGGAGATGCCCACCGGGTTTCGGTGACCTACCGAGGTCTTCCCGAGGACGTGCTACCGGGTCAGGAGTTGTTGCTTGATGACGGAAATATCCGCCTCAGGGTAGACGAGGTGCGCGGCCCCGATATCTATACCACGGTGGTGATTGGCGGACGGCTTTCCAACAACAAGGGCATCAACATCCCCGGAGCCGATCTTTCGATCCCTGCGCTCACCGACAAGGACATCGAGGACTTGGTGTTAGGGGTCGAGCTCGAGGTGGACTGGGTGGCCATGAGCTTTGTCCGTAGCCGAGACGACTTACTTTTGGCCCGCCACTATCTGACGCGTCACGCCTCCCGCGCAAGGTTGATGGCTAAGATAGAAAAGCCCTCGGCGGTGATGCGCTTCGATGAAATCCTGGAGGAAGCCGATGGGATCATGGTGGCCCGCGGCGACCTGGGTGTGGAGATGCCTTTGGAAGAGGTCCCGGTGGTGCAAAAACGCCTAATCCTCAAGGCCATCCAAACCGGAAAGCCGGTCATTACCGCCACCCAGATGCTCGAAAGCATGATCAAGAACCCCATCGCTACCCGGGCTGAGGCGTCCGACGTAGCCAATGCGGTCTTCGACGGTACCGATGCGGTTATGCTCTCTGCCGAGACCGCCTCAGGTTCCTACCCAGTTGAGGCAGTCTCCTTTATGGCCCGGGTGGCCCGCAACGTAGAGGCCTCCACCGAGTACCGGGTACGGCTCAACGCCCTGCGCCCGTCCCCTACCCCCTCGGTACAAGATGCTATCGCCATGGCTGTGGACGATGTAGTCGAGGCGGTGGGGGCTCGGGTGATCGTAGCTTTTACCGCGACCGGCGGGGCCGCCCGGCGCATTGCCCGCACCAAGCCACCGGTGCCGATCCTGGCCCTCACCCCCAACCCCCACGTGCGCAACCAACTGGCCTTGGTCTCGGACGTCTACCCTTTGTTGGCCCCTGACCCCAAGGACACCGATGACATGGTGCAGATCGCCGTGGCTAAGGCCAAGGAAACGGGCCTTGCCCAGGTGGGGGAGTACGTGGTGATCGCGGCAGGCGTACCGTTTGGGGTGCGCGGGACGACCAACATGCTCCGAGTGGAGCGGGTGAGCTAA
- a CDS encoding integrase core domain-containing protein, with product MQFTTVGREIWRGARQAQRLAEANASDPEVQERLRKLRLVKALRESKKSWKEIQDLVGISRATYHRWQKALKEKGLAGLKPRSRRPKHLRTKVHWTPGLLIRIETLRKENPTWGRWSIWLTLRKEGFQMSERTVGRILAYLEKHRRIESVAGYLARTQRGKLKRRVNRPYAKRKPRGYEARAPGDLVQVDTLTLTLGPGSMVKHFSAIDLHSRFVLAEVHSRATAKLSEGFLSLLLARAPFPIRAIQVDGGSEFMAEFEEACCALGIALFVLPPRSPKLNGHVERMQRTFKEEFYTRPLPTPLSELQAELDTYLDYYNRRRPHMALGGLAPLEFLAKMQEESVPQRVSNVLTDYNPLTYPFPFDTLFFASPKGDAGILKARVRNQ from the coding sequence GTGCAGTTTACCACCGTTGGCCGAGAGATATGGAGAGGCGCTAGACAAGCACAGAGGCTGGCCGAGGCCAACGCAAGCGACCCAGAGGTCCAGGAACGTCTGCGCAAGCTCCGACTGGTCAAAGCCCTGCGTGAAAGTAAAAAGAGCTGGAAGGAGATCCAGGACCTGGTCGGGATCAGCCGGGCCACCTACCACCGCTGGCAAAAAGCCCTAAAAGAAAAGGGCCTGGCTGGACTCAAACCCCGCTCCCGCCGCCCTAAGCACCTGCGCACAAAGGTCCACTGGACCCCAGGGCTGCTCATTAGAATAGAAACTCTCCGCAAGGAAAACCCCACCTGGGGACGCTGGTCCATCTGGCTTACCCTCCGCAAGGAGGGTTTCCAGATGAGCGAACGCACGGTGGGGCGCATCCTGGCCTACCTGGAGAAGCACCGACGTATCGAGAGCGTGGCCGGCTACCTGGCCCGGACTCAAAGAGGGAAGCTAAAGCGAAGGGTAAACCGGCCCTACGCCAAAAGGAAGCCCCGAGGATACGAGGCCAGGGCTCCTGGGGACCTGGTCCAGGTGGACACCCTCACCCTGACCTTAGGACCGGGAAGCATGGTCAAGCACTTCTCGGCGATTGACCTCCATAGCCGGTTTGTCCTGGCGGAGGTGCACAGCCGGGCCACGGCTAAGCTTTCTGAGGGGTTCTTGTCCTTGCTTCTGGCCAGGGCCCCTTTTCCCATCCGGGCCATCCAGGTGGATGGGGGCAGCGAGTTCATGGCCGAGTTTGAGGAGGCCTGCTGTGCTCTGGGGATTGCCTTGTTTGTGCTACCGCCGAGGAGTCCTAAACTCAATGGTCACGTGGAGCGGATGCAGCGGACCTTCAAGGAGGAGTTCTACACCCGGCCTTTGCCCACCCCGCTCAGCGAGCTGCAGGCAGAGCTGGATACCTACCTGGACTACTACAACCGCCGAAGGCCTCACATGGCCCTGGGGGGTCTTGCTCCGCTGGAGTTTTTGGCTAAGATGCAAGAGGAGTCGGTTCCTCAAAGAGTCTCAAATGTGTTGACCGATTACAACCCCTTGACATATCCCTTCCCCTTTGATACCCTCTTCTTTGCGTCGCCTAAAGGTGATGCGGGAATCTTGAAAGCACGGGTTAGGAACCAATAA
- a CDS encoding PIG-L deacetylase family protein, with amino-acid sequence MDLLVIVPHPDDEVFGAGGTLIQYAERGLETGLITLTKGEAGRTLGLCAPEKLAEFRAEELRRSVEVLKIGHLELYGFPNARPLVVREGEARGAGFVTTAGVADHPEIADLLLWRLEVLRPRAIITFAPNGSNGHPDHVATHRWVKRAVERSGRRISLFYYAPLKPLPEFAEGWLPPTHIRQIPREVLVQKLRAMAQHKTQALSVLQFMDRFAERLYLESFHLAGYEGPIQDELLWYARP; translated from the coding sequence ATGGACCTGCTGGTCATTGTGCCTCACCCCGACGACGAGGTATTCGGGGCTGGAGGAACCCTCATTCAGTATGCCGAGCGGGGCCTCGAGACCGGCCTCATCACCCTGACTAAAGGTGAGGCCGGGCGTACCCTAGGGCTTTGTGCGCCGGAGAAACTCGCTGAGTTCCGGGCAGAAGAGCTGCGACGGTCGGTGGAGGTGCTCAAGATCGGTCACCTCGAGCTGTATGGCTTCCCTAACGCGCGGCCTTTGGTCGTTCGGGAAGGTGAGGCTCGCGGGGCGGGGTTTGTCACCACCGCTGGGGTAGCGGATCACCCGGAGATCGCCGATCTCTTGCTATGGCGCTTGGAGGTGCTGCGCCCCCGCGCCATCATTACCTTCGCACCTAATGGCTCTAACGGTCACCCCGATCATGTGGCCACCCACCGCTGGGTCAAACGGGCGGTGGAGCGCTCAGGCCGGAGGATTTCCCTCTTCTACTACGCCCCGCTCAAACCCTTGCCCGAATTTGCTGAAGGCTGGCTACCTCCCACCCATATTCGCCAAATTCCCCGCGAGGTACTTGTCCAAAAGCTGCGCGCGATGGCCCAGCATAAGACCCAAGCGCTCTCGGTGCTACAGTTTATGGACCGGTTTGCCGAACGCCTGTACCTCGAGAGCTTTCACTTGGCCGGTTACGAGGGGCCTATCCAGGACGAACTGCTTTGGTACGCCAGGCCCTGA
- the dnaA gene encoding chromosomal replication initiator protein DnaA, translating into MSQQTIWQNVLDYVRQNINDVEYHTWFEKIRPLGVHGGVLELGVPTSFAGEWIKKHYAELIQEALTRLGAQTPRFELKVVPGNPVQEDIFSAPVQAPAPDPRSRLNPKYTFENFVVGQNNRLAHAAAMAVAESPGKAYNPLFIYGGVGLGKTHLMHAVGHSVAARFPSLRIEYVSTETFTNELINAIREDRMTEFRERYRSVDLLLVDDIQFVAGKERTQEEFFHTFNALYEAHKQIILSSDRPPKDILTLEARLRSRFEWGLITDIQPPELETRIAILKMNSEYRSMRIPEEVLEYIARQVTSNIRELEGALMRVIAYASLNGVEITKNVAARALSDVFTARETDFSPDDILRAVADHYGLRTDELKGAGRRKEVVIPRQIAMFLIRELTQSSLPEIGQFFDGRDHTTVLYAIQKVQELADSDPSIQQTLRSIKERLG; encoded by the coding sequence TTGAGTCAGCAGACTATCTGGCAAAACGTCCTGGACTACGTACGCCAGAACATCAACGACGTGGAGTATCACACCTGGTTTGAAAAGATCCGGCCCCTAGGCGTACACGGCGGGGTACTGGAACTCGGCGTGCCTACTTCCTTCGCTGGGGAGTGGATAAAGAAGCATTATGCTGAGCTGATTCAAGAGGCCTTGACCCGCTTAGGAGCCCAAACCCCTCGGTTTGAACTCAAGGTAGTCCCAGGAAATCCCGTCCAGGAAGATATTTTCTCTGCACCCGTCCAAGCCCCTGCCCCCGATCCCCGATCCCGACTCAACCCCAAATACACCTTCGAAAACTTCGTGGTGGGTCAGAACAACCGCTTAGCCCACGCCGCGGCCATGGCGGTTGCTGAATCGCCGGGGAAGGCGTACAATCCGCTCTTTATTTACGGGGGAGTGGGGTTAGGCAAGACGCACCTGATGCACGCCGTGGGGCACTCGGTAGCGGCCCGCTTCCCTAGCTTGAGGATCGAATATGTCTCCACCGAGACCTTCACCAACGAGTTGATCAACGCCATCCGCGAGGACCGCATGACCGAGTTTCGAGAGCGCTATCGTTCGGTGGATCTGCTCCTTGTGGATGACATCCAGTTCGTAGCAGGCAAGGAGCGTACCCAGGAGGAGTTTTTTCATACCTTCAATGCGCTTTATGAAGCGCACAAACAGATCATCCTATCCTCCGACCGCCCTCCCAAGGATATTCTCACCCTCGAGGCCCGGCTGCGGAGCCGCTTCGAATGGGGACTCATTACCGATATCCAGCCACCCGAACTCGAGACCCGCATAGCTATTCTCAAAATGAATTCTGAATATCGGAGCATGCGCATCCCCGAGGAAGTGCTCGAGTATATTGCGCGTCAGGTCACCTCCAACATCCGCGAGTTGGAGGGGGCACTCATGCGGGTAATCGCCTATGCGTCGTTAAATGGAGTAGAGATCACTAAGAACGTAGCCGCCCGGGCGCTCTCAGATGTATTCACAGCCCGCGAAACCGATTTCAGCCCCGATGATATCCTGCGGGCGGTAGCGGATCACTATGGGTTACGAACCGACGAACTCAAGGGGGCCGGTCGCCGCAAAGAGGTGGTGATCCCCCGGCAAATAGCTATGTTCCTGATCCGCGAACTCACCCAGTCCTCGCTTCCCGAGATCGGGCAGTTCTTCGATGGACGGGATCATACCACCGTGCTCTACGCTATCCAAAAAGTTCAGGAGTTGGCAGATAGCGATCCCAGCATTCAACAAACCTTACGCAGTATCAAGGAGCGGCTGGGGTAG